From the genome of Monomorium pharaonis isolate MP-MQ-018 chromosome 1, ASM1337386v2, whole genome shotgun sequence:
CTTATTTTCGTAAAAGGTCAAAGTTGACTTAATCTTACTTCGTAGACAAACGACTCACTGAATTCGATTAACGTCAGATCGTCCGTCTGATATCGCGCGTCAGAAAAACACTTGTTTCTCTATCAGATAAAGAGCCTGTACAAGTGTTGAAGTGTGTGCCGTGCTTAACGCGAAACTTCTTTATTATCTGCCATGTCGTGGCTAGTTTACCTCTCTGCTTACGCACAACGTGAAACGTCGTTCCGCTGTATTAACACTAAAACCCACTGTGTACAATACGGCACTGCGATCGCTGGAGTAGGTCGCTGTACTAGTGTGGTGTCTTCGTCGCGTCCTTTCTGATGCGCGCGGTACAGACGGAGACGCGAGATGCGCGTGCACGTCCGACGTCGAGCGAAACCGTGATTTGCAATCCGAAACGTGTGGCAGTCGGTTGTACTCGCGGTCCGATAACGCACTCTGTTATTATCACCTTGAATCACAAAAACCTCGCTTCGCGGTTGCAAAAGCTGACACGCATTCACGTTCTCTTCTACACAGCACGCTTCTCCGAGCTGCACGTAGCTGCAAGATCGACCGTGGTGgctatatacctatatgtacACATGTGTGCGTGTGATGTGTCATACACTTACGTAAATCCATATGAATACCATCTGACTTTCCACTTGTATTGCTTGTCTCTCGATACAGTTATTTGAAGATggtgttatttttcttttcttgtgTCATAAAGTGATTGCGTCCGATAATGTTTGAATTTGATCAAGCGTTTATCGTTAATGGCTTTAATGACTTCTTTGTGACCTTTGTTTCTTAGTAACAGCGCTGATAATTTAATACCGTTAATGGACACTACACAGAAAGAATAtgctataaataaaacattcttGAGATGTCTCAAGAAAACagtataaatgttatttcaaataaaaacataaataatatatgtaatttcttataaatcttttactttatcaaaccgtttttgagagcatataaaaaaagtttttgataCATTTTGCTGAAAATgtccaaaatatttttatataattttatataagtctGGGCAAAACAGACTGTTAACGCTAATTAGAAAATGATTtacgtaatttattaaaggaaAATGTGACTGCTCCAAAAATTTAGTGACGgaacttgaaaaatttacaatttacagaggatttcttttttaactctaattttattataaaaatcaggattctataattttattgatgcatagaaaaatattaattttactgcTACAAAAATtgatgatttaatttaatttctttagtaattattttttataaacaatattttgtttctctcttgataattatcttaaaatatactcataaatttaaaaaaacattatatattatgatatgtttaaaaaaaatgtatactctttcgaagaatattataaaactgtatcaaagaaaattaagaaataaatcgaatttattctaatattctCGATTGAAGTATTAAACTACTAGAGATTCAGAATATATTTCATGTCAAATTTCATGAACTTATGATAGATTTGTGgatatatgaaacatttgaaataagtaatattaagtgattatcaagaaaatgctttttgtaaaaataattattacataaaagaataaatataaaaattaaataatcttttttctgtATGTAATGACGTTTTTCTGTAtgtattaatgaaattttacttattttaaattttgtctctTTCTGAAAGAATTGTTgctttaatcattttttcttgataatgcaaaatagcgacaattatttgaaaataaatacaacgtacatttatgtatatttacgtACATTCTGTAtgagtttttataaaaaactttgataGCAGAGGATTATGTACAGCAGAAAAAGAGTTCATTGACACTAAGATTAAACACTAAAGTGTGCTGATACTGCGCTACAATTTTCtcggttttaatttgtttgtGTTGCTTGCACTtccatttatttcaaagttatattataaacttcTCTAATCTCTCatggaatttttaatgaaacactTGAAAAATCAggacatttttatacatacaacagaatttgtaaataatcCAACAGAATGGGTAAAAACACTCTAATAGAgtgtagtaataataaattataaaggcACAGGTTATATTTATCATAGGATACGTAAAGAGAATACGGAATGTGCATCGGAATGAACATGCGCGCATAGCTGGGTTAAAGTAACTTTTATTTACGATCAGTTTTTACTAGAGGCGCAATAAATCTCTTTATAATACACAGAAATAACGCAGGTCGACTTCACGCGCTTCGCTCTGGGTGTCGGTGATAACCAAACGGGATTTCGCGATTAAGCGAACAAATCGCTTCGTCCGTGGGCACACATTTGTTTCTGAAATGGTAGGTAATTTATTCGCGAAACGAGCATTCGCGTGTACGTTGATCGAACATACGATTGATTATGCCAGGTATTGGAGCAACAGGAATTACGTTGCGTTTTGCaacataattgaaaaaaattcacgaCAAACGTTATGATTTTACAGCCAATTAATTAGCATCATcttatagattattttaacgacatgtattaatttttcttgattcGTAAGATAATCGATCTAAATCTTGAAGTAATTATCTATATCTATATTGAACATTGttctatttttgaaacacaacataattttatatcgatAATCTCTcttgtaaagaaatattacaatctGAGAATCTCGTGTAATTTATCCAGCTTGATTTGTCCGGGCTGCTCCAAACCTTCCTAATTATATCGTGTTATCATCACAAGtgcgattaaaaaaatcattatcaaCGTTTGCTGTGCGCTTTGATTACCACCTGTTGACAGGAATGCACAAGCCCAAATGTCAAAATAGGTCGCGCGCATCcgattcaaagaaatattaaaatctcattACAATTGACCCGTTCGTAGGCGTTTGCGATTGTAAAAATCGGTAAATTTGTTAatgtattattgaaaaatgttcgCTACAAAAGCAGATGGGATTTTAATGTTTCAAATAAGTCATTGGAAATTCGATTAACTGCAGCCAGATTAATTGAATTCGGAAAGTCATGTGTGACGTTCGACATTTGTTTTCGCGACGTTTATCTGTAGCGCAATAATATTTCGCAATATGTCGAAAAGCATCGCGAGctgcctttctctctttttttttcttattttaaaataataaatcggaCATTTTCTTTTGCGCACCCCTGACCTACGGACTAAATCTAAGGTAGTCTATAACACGAAAGAGGGACGAAGTTTTACTACCTCTATAATACGTCGCGCTTTTTATATTACGATTTATGCACGCGCAGTGTGCAACCGGTGCACGTTGCGTGTTACATAATGACGTTAGATAGACGTTGGAGCTAGTAAAACAAAGTGACCTAAGTAGCAGGGTCCTCAAATCGTTTCGCGCGACACGTCGAAGTGCCGTAAAACGTTCGATGAAAcgcataaaaatgaaaaatatacgaTCGTCCGATGCCACTACGACGTTTCTTACGTAACATTAGCCGACGTCCGACGTAAAATCAGATTCGCTGACAACGGAATTTGCAGACAACGCGGAATTGCTTTGACGTCGCCGCAAACGAAGTTTGAGAACGCCTGACCTAACGAACGCAACACCGATTACGATTATCATAGTAAGTACGACGAGtcttctctttccttttttttttttttacaagagtTTACTAGAATATCGGAAAAGGGAGGAGACGAGCGAAGGGGGTGCGAGCGATCCGTACACAATACGTCGTTTGGTATGAAAGTTTAACGAAGCGGGTGTTCGAAAGCTCTgcggaaagaaaaattattccgCGCGCGTAAAGGATTAAGGGAAAaattctctctcgcgcgcgcagcGCTGCTCGCTCCCGGGGAAAACGTCGCCGACGGTATGCGATTTCAATTGCAGATAGTAATGACTAGAATAAATGCAGTGCCCGGAAGTGGAGCGTCATCGATTCGCGGAGGCGCGACTCGAAGGAGCCCCTTCTCTTTGTTGGATCAGCGAAATGCTACCGTCTACCCACTTCACTTTATCTTGCCGCGCGAATGAAAAAGTTGCTAATACGTACGTGGCTCACGcgtaacgaataaatattgtagTAGAACAAAACGCAACGGCGATACCTGGCGAGAATGCCTTCACTCTCGAAGTTTTTCCCCGTCGATGAAAGGGAGACTCGGAAAATTTGAAACGTTTAAAAACGAAGTGTGTGTGAACTTGTAAAATTAACGTCTGAAGAGATCTTGATGTTAACTCGGATCCGCGAGCGTACGGATCAAGTTTCGTCTGAGCTAGtctattgcaaaattatttcagaggGTTTGTCATTCTATTTTCAATCCCTCATTAAAGTTTTAAGCCGTGCTCTACTCAAATTGATAAAGAGCATAAATAAACGATATATTTAAAGCGCTATTTGGgtcaattataaatgtatagatgCATTTACCTCGAATTCATTTTAAATGAAAGCAATTCCGCCAGGGGCAAAATTATCCGCTTGTATCGAAACGCTACGAAAATAAAGAGTAATTTAGCAACGCACTTGCGAACTGCCAGTGGTGCAACTACAAGAAGGCAGAGTTTTGCGTGCAAAGTTTTAAGTGCGAGGACcaaacgggggggggggaagaatGTAAAATCGATCAAGTTTATCAACATCGATTAACAATAATCGTATCTATAAtcgtaatttctttttaattagtagGGAACTTATGCTACTTGCGCTTAGGAGGAGGTGTATTAttctaaaagtttatttgacAAAGGAggagtaattaattaatcgctTGAGTGCACTTAGTTACGCCACTGGCAACGGACGATTCTGAGATCGGTGGTTTAAGCTCGAGGTAGAGACAAAGTGGAAGGATCGAAGTCGGGAGTGACGTTATTACGTGTTGTATAGTAATCTCTCTGCATCAGCGATCGTGTCTACGATCTACGCCTGTTCCGAGCGACGCCTTCGTCCGGGACCGCCGGCGTAGTTCGCCGCCGCGAGCCCCATCAAGTGTTTCGCCGCCTGAGAACCGCTGAAGCCACGACTGAGACCCAGATCCAATCCTCGTTTGGAGCTGCGGACGTATATTGGTTGTGTTTATCGCACCGCCACTTGAATCGACCATCTCAAGAAAGGGCCTTGCTCCCAGAGAAACATTCGCTCCTCGGGAAGCGCAAAAAGCGCGAGCAGTCGCGTCCGATATTAACCATATAAAAGAGCCAGACATACTGTTCTATCGCTTGCTCTTGTGTCAATTAATTGGAACGAAGTCTTCTCTTCTATATACGAATGTGTGccgatgtaaaaaaaaaaggacacGTACATTGAAAATCCATTATCgacctttttaaaataaagcccTTCCTAAAATGAGTGGTCCATTTATAACTGGTGGAATTAAAGGCAAATAAAGGAGCCACTGCGGATGACAGTACGGAAGAATACCAACAGAAAACGTTCTGAATATAGAGCGTCCGAGACACATTTAGCGGACGAGTTTTCAAATTCCTTTTGAAATACTTTCTATTGCACACACGTTTAACTTgagaatttttatctataatctCTTTCATAAGTATTCTGGCAAATCTAAGATATTATCAACGAAAGCAATAAATGCAACATAGACGTAATTATATAAAGGGTATTTATATCACTTAATCATTtagaaatcattaattttttttaattaaaaataaaacagataaGATACAGTGatcttaaatatgaaaaaatttataagtgaataaatttataattttttaatctttaaagacattttaaagtgttatttaaaaatgtgatacATCGTTAAATTTGCTTCTTTATTAACTACATTATtacgttaataataatatgctactccattaaaaaaatgttgataatcGCTCGcgatcttataaaataataagtatggAAAAAATGCAACTTAACATAATTTCCTTATTAAACAACTTTttcctttaatattttttgtatcgtTAAAAacgaagatattttaaaatctaaatgATCGAGTACAGGAAACAcctcttatatatataaaaaattaatattccgtACATGCTAGATATCGACGTACACATAAATTATGCACAACGttaaaatcattataatattatcttacttTTCCATCTCAGGGCGGCTCATGACAGTGCGACTAAGGCGAGAGAGTATCTCTAAAAACTCATCTCGGTCCAAATCATCCTGCTGATCCCAATAACTTTCATGGCTGCATGCGTGGTATAAAATTGGAATTAATCGATTACTTCAGTCACGAAAATCGCGGGCGGCAAGCATCGAATTACACGGGatattaaagagaaagaaagtaaTTTAAGTGCGGAATCAATTAGAATTGTCAAAACTTgcattctttataaaatttatttctcactctgtctctttctttttctctctctctctttctctaagAAGTCTGAAAGCTGAATTGTATAATAGCGCGAGCGtgagtaaaaatataactgaCAAATATAATTCAAGGATGACGTGAATAGATACGTCTGCATACATTTCGAAATTATCCTTCGCGATTGTCGTTCGGTGAATCATTTCAGTTACTAAAGGAGTCCTTTCGGTTGGCTGGCGTGTCGTCAAACGGGAACTAGGTTAAACTGTTCGAAGTATCGATAGATACACTTTTGCTTCTCGTCcaatatattcatttaattgtaaatacgCGCTCGGAGCAATTGCGATTTGCATTGATTTTAtgagtatatttaaaaattaatttcaggCATCGTAATTATTGTTGAATACAACCAATCAAGGCAGTGGCGCGTGGATGAAAGGTTTACTGATAGCGTTCGCGTTCTTTTCCGATAAActcaataaaaaatctaattcttttgtaattgttttaacaTACATACACAATATAGAatagttgaaaaaaataaaataaatataatatatataaaattgatatattacacatacaatatgtataatttataataaatatttattatatcatattatttgattatgataaatatgatgcattcaaatttgttattaattaataaaaattgaatatttataaaaaaaagaaaaaatttacgggcattttgtatataatactcatgacttttgtaatatataaaatttgatacataaaatttattaatttttataatactctaataatcaaaataatcaaagcttctttcttttttcttcgctTCGATTTATCGTCATTCAATGttcaaaagaaattaaatttacgttaccTATGCGGTATTGCTTCGGCTGTGAGACTCGAAACTGCAACCACGACTACAAACGTGAGTAATGTGCATAAGACGGTCATCTTGGGCTGCatctaaagaaaattaattaatcgtattGTTAATTGTGATAactaatcatatataattgtaaattgagAGTTAATTACGTAATCATAAATTGTGaagaagtataaaatattaatctacacagagagaattttttcttaaaatttaccctcaaaatctgataattgtgggacgatgtgtgacctcgaaaaattttactatactttttagtaaaatttactatattattagtaaatttttttgaaggtATATtgacgcgtatcaaatagtaaataactagtaaatgtaattagtagtttaatcattggctgatcagcttaaattcactacttgatacgcgtgtCAAATGATCGGTGTAAACAAggccattattttttactatacttttagtaaattttactaaaaagtgtagtaaaattctttgaggtcacacattatcctacaattattagattttgaggacaaattttaagagaaaattctctccgtgtatataaaatttaacttaagcGGAATAAAAAGTCATGACATCAAAAtgacatcaaaataattattggaaGTCATTTTTCGACGAGTCAcgattttaatcttaatattactttgacataatttGATCTGTGATTGTGTTGTTCTGTTTGAAAGTCTACATCACACATGCGACTCTTGtctaaaatcttaaaatcatTTAGGCATAATAAGATTAgtgtaatgtttttatattaaacgcgTAGCTATTCGGATCTCATCTGGAGATCTACATTCTTTGCATTAGGAGTAGTTCTCTGCATTTCATGCGGTCACATTTAGCGTTAAATTCGACGGTAAATGAAATTAAGACGCGTGAATACGACGTGTTCACACGCATTCCTTTTGTAATACGTAATCCCGCGATATTCTCCGTCTCACTGTTCTACTATTAGGCTACTGTCTCCAGCATCATTTAATCAAAAACACGGCGATGTCAACGTGATATGCTTCGCCGTGCATATGAACGTGTCTGCGGATTAAGAGCAGCAAATCCCGGGAGAGAAACGTTCCTAATTACGAACAACCTTACTACTGCAACGGGTTGAGTACCAAATAGCTGTCGCGAGACATTCGCGCGACTTCATCTTCGTGGAATTCTAATTTGGCGGAACAAAATTCAAGTACAAAACATACTCGAATACGCAGCGATAATCGTGCATATGGCTGGCGAATGAGCATCCAGATAAAATCCcgttttgcaaaaatacaTTGAAACTTTCATTTGAAGCTGCAGTTTCATTAGCAATTAATAGAATGGCAggaattgtttttaaatattctgtataatcataaaataaaatggaaaattagTAAAAGAAAACACGCGCAAactttaaatgcattttatcaAAACAGCTTGTATCTACCGTTCGGTCACTGTTCGATTTGTTAGTTTAGGATAGcttcttttctaaatatagTACGTGATTTTGCTCTTATATCGCGAGATATAAGTCGGCaggataaaaaaagattgtcgTAAGAAAGACATTCCTGAAAAGATACTTTTGTTCCCTAGACATTTTCTCGAAATATTGCATCTTTAACGCATCGCTATAAAAGCGGCAAGTAATCGTCGTTGGTTAAGCGATCGATTCACATTTATCGCATTTTAGTGGAGCAATATTGTTCCCGAAATCACCGCGAGCGTGGGGAGTTCGTATCTTTCCAAGTATCTTTCAAGGCGCGGAAAGTTCGCTGTCAAATGAAATATCAAGCAAGGCGGAAAGCGAGGCGAGATCGCGGGGATGGTTGAAGGCGCGAAAGACGAGACAATGGCCCCTCCGGAATATGGAGAAAAGTTGGCGCATTCTCGGCTAACAAACTATTCAACACGCGACCCACGAAGAATGCGTTCCGCCGTCATCCAACGGTAATGCACGGGTAGAGGCAGCTCTTACTCGCTCTGTAGAGTTAACAGCGTACCCATATAACAGTAACGTTGCAGTGGAGGATTTAGAACTGCAGTACGGTTCATAAATGGAACAATCTCCAGCTCAATGATGCGGGATATCTATAATGGCATCCCACGTCTTCATTAATAAGACCATATTATGCACTAACAATGAGAAATTTAAGGAAGTTAATTAAGACGGAATTAAGATAAACGCTAGCAACTAACTAATAGatcgttatttttaattttgtgacTGCAAATAAAGAGATCGATGTAGCAGATCTGCGCGATAATACATCTTCAAATGCGCTAAGCAGAATGGCATTTAAAAACTCTATCTGTagttaaagttttcattttatCTCTATGAATTTCGCAGGACacttatttctctctctttttttttaagcgttTATTCAATCAGTATTTTATTGCAGTATAATCACAACTCGCTTTGAATAGTGCCCTGTAGCATGGGTGGCTAATTGGATTCGCCGTTcgcaatatataattgatagcCACAGGCTGATATTCCATATCTACGTTATTTATTTTCGCCCATGAAAGATGACGCGTTTATGCTTCTGTCGTGGAACGCTATTTCTCTTTCACAACGTACCAAAATCGAAGTTATTTTAGTAtagtatattacacatatagcCATGTGCGAAAATAACCTCGCACTATTTTGGTATTACTCTGCATACAGtgtgtgttaaaaattttatggatgtttctatttgttaaattcacattctttttttaataaaagaagagCCAAATAACGTCCAGCACTAAACAAGGCCACTTTTAAACTTGCCTTCTACGTTTACGTCACtctagaatatataatatatacttaaaagGTGTGTCATAAAAAATCGGTAAAGAGGGCCTGAGGAATTAGAACCGCTAGGAACCCATCTGTTTAGTGCAACAAAAacttatgataaaataaattttggagctattgtaatatattataatattatttaacttcttCACAATAGAAATACcaatatatagatttaaaaaataaatgtatttttaaagaaacaatgcgtatttattaaacaaagctcatttatatatatggtCATTGTTATGATCATTGTTGTTTATTTGTTACGTGTGAAACTTATATCAAAGAATAACGATTTTCAATGCTAACTTTtcagaaactaaaattaaatccaAATACCAAGAAACTTTCAAAGATTAGAAGATTAATTAAAgaccaaattaaaaataactgtaatGCTTAACAGTAGAGTAAAacctatttttttatctgattaataattattttaaaattaatttgaaaaatatttatagttaataaGGCCTAaggtgaaaattaaaaaatttgtttttgtttatttacaaatatattcgaCATGGAAGgtacattttgtttttgtgaGTAATcggcataaaaattttattcttattgtctttaacttattttaatcccctagagtgaaaaaaaatcaaataaataaaaatgatcttATTCAATTCtgatatacacatacatatatgcaaaaaCTTTTAGAAGCTTATGTTAATCCGCATTATGGCTAATCTCAGGCGAAATAAATCTCCATTTTTCTTGAGTTATATAGTTTCTCAAGTCATTCCTCTGCTCATAATGTTCACTAAATAGATCGTTTCTACGCTTTAATTCCATACGCATAATATCGAAGGAAAACATAAGACAGAAAGACGCACTGAGTTAACGTTCCGAGAACGCTTAAAGTTCGCGTTTAATTTTCCCCGGTTGCCATTAATGCGGATTAGACGACTCTGGCGCCGTCGTCTTCGGCTTTACTGTACCCGGGAGAAGCCGCGAGCCATAAATCTACGTAATTTCGTCGAATTTATCGTTCCCGACTTACTTAAGCGTAACGGTGCGTCGAACGAGGTGGGCGGGATAAATCAAATCATATCTACAGAAAAAAGGTGCCACGCGGCAACGTGAGAGTGTGCTAAGTATACCCCTCGGTTAACATTGTTAGTCTCCCCggcgtaaaaatttatttttctagaaaaCACGTTCCCGATAATTGTTCCCGCTAGTGCCGCTGTAACCGCGCGGTGAATCTAATAACGCGGTAATCGAGTTTCGATCCAGAAACCGTATTTGATCGAACTGTCCGATCGTTCAGTCTTGCGATTCcggcggttttttttttatcccgGTCCTTTCTCGCGCTTTCATCTTCCATTTACGGAACAAAGTGGTCGCACTTTgtcgaaaaatatttgctcACCATTAGGAATGACGTAAATCGATCTTATAAGTTTATGTAGGTAAAATATCCTAAAATTATTACGTTACAAGAAGATAAATTTCTGTGTCAATttttggaaaagaaaaaagaacaatacATCAATTCATTTTCTTAGCAAAAATTCCATCtgtcatttcttttttctttttttttagtcatATCGATATCATTTAGTATTTTCACACTTCTATATTAAAGTTGAAAACTTCGGTTTCACGGTCTCATTACAATGCACTCTCATTACAGAAaacatgataaatattatttatttctgcgATTACCAGGcaacagaaagaaaaattaagagtCCATCTCGATTCTGCGATTACACGACTGACCGCGCGATTATAACATGAATCAGTTATCTCATATTTTAGTTTGTTGTTTCGCGTCCATTTCGTTATTAAATGTTCGTTCTTTCGTAATGAAATGCGTGCTGTGATAATACGAATGAGTTCTACACTCGCCTCCAAACTCTGTAGTAAACAGCATTAATCACGTCCTAGACCGATTCCATCGCGGTAGCGATCATTTCAGTTTTCGAACGATATCGTCAGCATCGatagttttctttattattcatataatgTGC
Proteins encoded in this window:
- the LOC105833436 gene encoding diuretic hormone class 2, producing the protein MQPKMTVLCTLLTFVVVVAVSSLTAEAIPHSHESYWDQQDDLDRDEFLEILSRLSRTVMSRPEMENSKRGLDLGLSRGFSGSQAAKHLMGLAAANYAGGPGRRRRSEQA